The genomic region GAATAGCTTTTCCCGACAAAGCCGGCAGCGCCCGGCCAGCCGAAAAACTCCCCGCGGTTTAACACAAGGAAGGCCGCCGGTCAAGCCGCAAAAATGGCGGCGCCTTTCGCTCCGCCTTTTCTGCGGCTTGACTGGTTGTCCTCGCATCCCTCACAGCAAGGGGAAGGTCCGGGTGTATACCTGACCACTCTCAGCCTCCCTTAATTGCAGCCTTAAGGCTGCCGCCGAAGGGGCTTCACCGGGGAAGAAGAGGAAACCACGACCCAGGTCTCCGGGCTGGATGGTCTTGTTCTCAAGTTCCTTGTTGGCCAGGTCGCTGGAGATCTGCCGAGCGCTCTCCCCGGAACCGAGTTCCTGCCCGCCGCCGATCACCGCCCCGCCGGCGCCGCCGAGGGCCGCCCCTTTGAGAGCGGCATCACCGACATTCTGCCCTGAAAGGATGCCGATCGCAGCTCCCACCAGGGCTCCGCCCGTCGCACCGAAGGCCGTGCCGCGCCCCGCTTTCTTGGCAACGCGCGCAAACTCAGAACTCTTTTCCATGCGCTCATAAGCAGTTCGCCGATCGAGCAGGTTCCACATGTTGCCCTGCGCATCGATCAGAAAGGTCTGCTCCGGCACGACCAGCAATCCTTGCGTCCCCATGTTATCGACCACGACCTGAACCGGCAACAGTCCGGCGCCGCGGATGTCGAAACCAAAGGCCTCCCGGGCTTCACGCGGGTCGGCATAGGCCTGGGCGGCTACTTGAGCACCGGCGACGATCTGCATGTTCGGCGAGGCCGACGGCGCCCGGAAGGAGACTTCCTGGCTCTTGTACGACGTACAGGCGGCAAGCAGTATCAGCGAAAAACAAAGAACTGCAATTTGCAGAAGCTCTCGTCTCATGATGGTACCCCTGATATGCTCGATCATGTTCACTAATTTATTTTAACACGGCTCGAGTTGCCGGCAACAGCCTATCGCAGTGAACGACGCAGACCTCAACCAGCGACCGGCTCTTCGAGTACGATCAGGGTGACGGTTCCATGGGCAACCAACTCTTCCGTCCCCTTGGTCACCCGGACGCTGAGGCTGGCGGTACGTCGTCCCAGGTGCAGCAACACGGAGCGGGCGATCAAATGGTCCCCTGGCGCAGCTGGCCGCACATAGTTGACGTTGAGATTAGAAGTGGTGACCAGCCGCCCCGAAGGAAGGAACGGCCGGGGGAAGAAGCAGACCGTGTCGACCAGGGTGGCGATCAGACCGCCGTGCGCGCCGCCGAAATAGTTGCTGTGCTGGTCCGTCACATCGACCTCCATCACGGCATGGCCGTCGCCGATTTCGGTCAGACGGATTCCCAGGGTACGCAGCAGGGGGATGGCGTTCCCCGACTCGAGAGTGGCCGGTTGCATAATGGCATCCTTTCAGTTGAGCGGAAATTGTCCGACCTGCACTTCTTTATCCCGTAACCGCAGCCCCAGCAAGGTCAGATGGAACCAGAGCCAGACCAGTCCCGCCGCCGCGAGACGTCCCGGCGGATGATCGGTGAGCGGTGGGTACCAGCGGTCGAACCAGTCCAGCCATGGTGTCCTCCCCCCCCCGGCCGGAAGCCCGCGGCGGAAATTGCGATGCACATCCAGGAAGAAGGCGAGCTGCCAGGCGTTGGGGCGCACGTAGCAGCCGGTGCGGTACCACAACTCGAAACGCCGGCGCACCGGACACAGCCGCAGCAGATCCCGAATGGCCCGAAAAAAGGGGAGCAGCCGCAGACGACCGGTGAGATCCTGCTGACGGTAGATGCCGGAGGCCGCCCGAAAGAAATCGTCCCAGCCGATGGCGGCGAAATTCATGATCAGGGCGTTGAGGAGCTGCCGCTCGTACAGACCTTCGGCTTCAAAACGCCGGGCCGAGGTGACGATTTCGGCGGGGAGCAGCAGCCATTCTCCTTCCCTTCGCACCATCTCGGCGAAGCGGTTGTCCTCCAGCAACTCCAATGTCTCGTCGAATCCCCCCAGCGAACCGAAGAAGGTGAGGGGAAGTAGAAACCCCTGGTCGCCGTGAATCCCCTCCGGCCGCCCCAGACGCGCCTTGCACTCGTAGTAATAATAGCCGAAGCCGTAGTGGTCGGGGGGCACATCGAAACGCATGGCAAAGCGCCCGGCCGCGCGGCCGTCCCCGCGCCTGGCAAGGGCCGCCGCCAGTGTATCCAATCCCCGGCGCAGTGCCAGGGCGTCCGGAAAAGCGGAGTCGGCATGGAGAAAGAGAAAGGTCCCGGCGCGGGCGGCCCTCGCTCCGGCGTTGAGCTGGCGTCCGCGTCCCTTCTCGCTGCGGACGATCCGGATCGCAAACGGTGATGCGGCCGCCAGTTCCTCGGCCAGAACCGCCGTCCCGTCGGTCGAGCCGCCG from Desulfuromonadales bacterium harbors:
- a CDS encoding PaaI family thioesterase, which gives rise to MQPATLESGNAIPLLRTLGIRLTEIGDGHAVMEVDVTDQHSNYFGGAHGGLIATLVDTVCFFPRPFLPSGRLVTTSNLNVNYVRPAAPGDHLIARSVLLHLGRRTASLSVRVTKGTEELVAHGTVTLIVLEEPVAG
- a CDS encoding TIGR04283 family arsenosugar biosynthesis glycosyltransferase; the protein is MTELSVIVPILNEAENLPALFAMLARQEQVAFELILADGGSTDGTAVLAEELAAASPFAIRIVRSEKGRGRQLNAGARAARAGTFLFLHADSAFPDALALRRGLDTLAAALARRGDGRAAGRFAMRFDVPPDHYGFGYYYYECKARLGRPEGIHGDQGFLLPLTFFGSLGGFDETLELLEDNRFAEMVRREGEWLLLPAEIVTSARRFEAEGLYERQLLNALIMNFAAIGWDDFFRAASGIYRQQDLTGRLRLLPFFRAIRDLLRLCPVRRRFELWYRTGCYVRPNAWQLAFFLDVHRNFRRGLPAGGGRTPWLDWFDRWYPPLTDHPPGRLAAAGLVWLWFHLTLLGLRLRDKEVQVGQFPLN